One segment of Triticum aestivum cultivar Chinese Spring chromosome 2A, IWGSC CS RefSeq v2.1, whole genome shotgun sequence DNA contains the following:
- the LOC123188212 gene encoding protein TIC 20-I, chloroplastic — translation MVLCQGLSAGQGQLLAFPAAKPPLLRRSCIRIPAGSPGLKSARLSSERKKLSVQAVRADTGFLHHDMLTSSLMEDSIKGIPSLLTRQNQCRRSEVGCRASSLASFSYPELTSKPRWWWRTLACVPYLLPLHNMWSYADVIYQLHTYLQGFSLVYTFIDTMTLLPGWLLLVIFMTVYFFVVRRKWSPHFMRFHVILAILLDTGSQAVATMCTWMPSFVYQGKPMQYFWMAIAFMQIFTVLECMRCALCGMYPNVPFISHTAFIHSDLNLFR, via the exons ATGGTTCTCTGTCAAGGCTTATCTGCTGGGCAGGGGCAGCTGCTTGCTTTTCCTGCTGCTAAGCCTCCTCTCCTAAGAAGATCTTGCATTCGTATACCAGCGGGGTCACCGGGTCTAAAGAGTGCTCGGCTTTCATCCGAGAGGAAGAAACTTTCAGTGCAAGCTGTACGAG CCGACACTGGTTTTCTTCACCATGACATGCTCACATCATCTCTGATGGAGGATTCAATCAAGGGCATTCCATCATTATTGACCCGGCAGAATCAGTGTCGAAGATCGGAAGTTGGCTGTCGAGCTTCCTCTCTAGCATCATTCAGCTACCCTGAATTGACTTCCAAGCCCAGATGGTGGTGGAGAACCCTTGCATGTGTGCCGTACTTGCTGCCACTCCACAACATGTGGTCGTATGCCGATGTCATCTACCAGTTGCACACGTACTTGCAGGGCTTTTCATTGGTTTATACTTTCATCGACACCATGACACTGCTTCCAGGGTGGCTCTTGCTGGTGATATTTATGACCGTGTACTTCTTCGTGGTGAGACGCAAGTGGTCACCCCACTTCATGAGGTTCCATGTGATCTTGGCCATCCTCCTGGACACCGGCTCCCAAGCAGTGGCAACAATGTGCACCTGGATGCCCAGCTTCGTGTATCAGGGGAAGCCCATGCAGTATTTCTGGATGGCCATTGCTTTCATGCAGATCTTCACGGTGCTAGAGTGCATGCGCTGTGCTCTCTGTGGGATGTATCCGAACGTTCCTTTCATATCCCACACAGCCTTTATCCATTCTGATCTGAATCTCTTCAGGTAG
- the LOC123188213 gene encoding zinc finger CCCH domain-containing protein 50 has translation MGDLPDLDRAQAAGAGRRDRLAALLELAAADDVDGMKAALEGAGEEAAELADDVGLWYGRSKAYEPRTPLMVAATYGSARVVSLLLGRAGWVDVARRPGGDGFTPLHCAASGGSCDAVQVVKMLLDAGADPATADSTGRVPADVVRAPPASADALGDLEILLGRRRALAVATSAASGASSPPLSSSPDDEGNRSPSSRSSSLSPITVDRAKKEYPVDPTLPDIKSSVYASDEFRMFAFKVRPCSRAYSHDWTECPFVHPGENARRRDPRKHPYTAVPCPNFRRPGGCPSGDNCEFSHGVFESWLHPTQYRTRLCKEGAACARRICFFAHDEDELRYVPHNSGAGLLSPRATSSIDMTAAAALGLLPGSPRHFVPPPGSPSAVNNGGAASAHWLQGSRLRSSFNARDATVEDLGLLLDWESQYLGALCLPPSSRPQPRLSTGLSIRPTAIAPTSLEDMYASQMAMSPRFTNDQGHSAYSPAHKSAILNKLHQQKGLLSPVNTNRMYSPRALDPAALVHSPIGGMSPRSPRLMEPTSPMSARFGATVPQREMYEQFSNLNKHQLPSVGSPRNSNAASWGNVGSSPMGKVDWGVDGEELDRLRCPDQPGFAEKEPDAPWGRSLNSNRGEMQLGMSGGMASGSANRPDWNNQADLLDQMAIGAWLEQLQTDQK, from the coding sequence ATGGGAGACCTTCCCGATCTCGACCGCGCTCAGGCTGCCGGCGCGGGCCGGCGGGACAGGCTCGCGGCGCTGCTCGAGCTCGCCGCGGCGGACGACGTTGATGGGATGAAGGCCGCGCTCGAGGGAGCTGGCGAggaggcggccgagctggccgATGACGTCGGGCTCTGGTATGGCCGGAGCAAGGCGTACGAGCCGCGCACGCCGCTCATGGTCGCGGCCACGTACGGCAGCGCGCGGGTCGTCTCGCTGCTGCTCGGCCGCGCCGGCTGGGTCGATGTAGCTCGTCGGCCTGGCGGCGATGGCTTCACCCCGCTTCACTGTGCCGCCTCCGGCGGCTCCTGCGACGCCGTCCAGGTCGTCAAGATGCTGCTTGACGCCGGCGCGGACCCAGCTACTGCCGACTCCACCGGCCGCGTCCCGGCCGACGTCGTCCGGGCTCCTCCGGCTTCGGCAGACGCCCTGGGCGATCTCGAGATACTTCTTGGCCGCCGCCGGGCCCTCGCCGTCGCCACCTCGGCGGCTTCTGGCGCGTCGTCCCCGCCGCTTTCGTCCTCGCCAGACGACGAGGGCAACAGGTCGCCGTCGTCGCGCTCGTCGTCGCTCTCTCCCATCACCGTGGATCGCGCCAAGAAGGAGTACCCGGTGGATCCGACGCTGCCGGACATCAAGAGCAGCGTCTATGCCTCGGACGAGTTCCGCATGTTTGCTTTCAAGGTGCGTCCGTGCTCCCGTGCTTACTCGCATGACTGGACCGAGTGCCCCTTCGTGCACCCCGGCGAAAACGCGCGCCGCCGTGACCCCCGCAAGCACCCCTACACTGCGGTGCCTTGCCCCAACTTCCGGCGCCCTGGTGGCTGCCCCAGTGGCGATAACTGTGAGTTCTCCCATGGCGTGTTCGAGAGCTGGCTGCACCCGACACAGTACCGCACCAGGCTCTGCAAGgagggagctgcttgcgcccgCCGCATCTGCTTCTTCGCACACGATGAAGATGAGCTCCGCTATGTGCCTCACAACAGTGGTGCGGGTCTGCTATCACCCCGTGCAACTTCATCAATTGACATGACTGCCGCTGCTgcacttgggcttcttcctgggtcTCCCAGGCACTTTGTGCCGCCTCCTGGATCACCATCTGCCGTGAACAATGGCGGAGCTGCTTCTGCGCATTGGCTTCAAGGTAGCAGGCTGCGTTCTTCTTTCAATGCAAGAGACGCAACCGTTGAAGACCTTGGCTTGCTCCTCGATTGGGAGTCACAGTACCTTGGGGCACTCTGCCTCCCTCCCAGCAGCCGTCCGCAGCCCCGGCTTTCTACCGGCCTTAGCATCAGGCCTACAGCAATTGCCCCCACCAGTCTTGAAGATATGTATGCTTCACAGATGGCAATGTCACCGAGGTTCACCAATGATCAAGGTCACTCAGCCTACTCGCCAGCCCACAAATCAGCCATCCTTAACAAGCTTCATCAGCAGAAGGGTCTCCTCTCGCCTGTCAACACCAACAGAATGTACTCACCAAGGGCTCTTGACCCGGCAGCGCTTGTCCATTCTCCAATTGGCGGCATGTCTCCTCGATCCCCTCGGCTCATGGAGCCAACATCGCCCATGAGTGCCCGTTTCGGAGCCACTGTCCCACAGCGTGAGATGTATGAGCAGTTCTCTAACCTGAACAAGCACCAGCTACCATCCGTGGGTTCGCCGCGGAATTCTAATGCTGCTTCATGGGGCAACGTGGGTTCTTCCCCAATGGGTAAGGTTGACTGGGGTGTTGATGGTGAGGAGCTGGATCGGTTGAGATGCCCTGATCAACCAGGGTTTGCAGAGAAGGAGCCAGATGCGCCATGGGGGCGGTCACTGAACAGCAACAGGGGTGAAATGCAGCTGGGCATGTCGGGAGGCATGGCTTCTGGATCGGCAAACAGGCCTGACTGGAACAACCAGGCTGATTTATTGGATCAGATGGCCATTGGTGCTTGGCTTGAGCAGCTGCAGACGGATCAGAAGTGA